The following are from one region of the Arachis duranensis cultivar V14167 chromosome 10, aradu.V14167.gnm2.J7QH, whole genome shotgun sequence genome:
- the LOC107470505 gene encoding DExH-box ATP-dependent RNA helicase DExH16, mitochondrial isoform X1, whose amino-acid sequence MKKIENQGKHLCLVVYGSLPPETRTRQASMFNDATSEFDVLVASDAIGMGLNLYISRIIFPTLKKFDGFKFWDLTVSEIKQSAGRVGRYGSNFSVGEVTCMDAEDLPLLNSSLNSRSPTLKENHVEGENELN is encoded by the exons ATG AAGAAAATTGAGAATCAAGGAAAGCATCTTTGTTTAGTAGTATATGGCTCGCTGCCACCAGAAACTCGAACAAGGCAG GCAAGCATGTTCAATGATGCAACAAGTGAGTTTGATGTTCTAGTGGCCAGTGATGCCATCGGAATGGGTCTTAATTTATACATATCTAGGATCATATTTCCAACGTTGAAGAAGTTTGATGGTTTTAAATTTTGGGACTTGACTGTATCTGAAATAAAACAGAGTGCAG GGAGAGTTGGTAGATATGGGTCAAATTTTTCTGTTGGAGAAGTAACATGCATGGATGCAGAGGATCTACCCTTACTTAATTCATCTTTAAACTCCCGATCACCCACTTTAAAG GAAAACCATGTTGAAGGGGAAAATGAACTTAATTAA
- the LOC107470505 gene encoding DExH-box ATP-dependent RNA helicase DExH16, mitochondrial isoform X2 codes for MFNDATSEFDVLVASDAIGMGLNLYISRIIFPTLKKFDGFKFWDLTVSEIKQSAGRVGRYGSNFSVGEVTCMDAEDLPLLNSSLNSRSPTLKENHVEGENELN; via the exons ATGTTCAATGATGCAACAAGTGAGTTTGATGTTCTAGTGGCCAGTGATGCCATCGGAATGGGTCTTAATTTATACATATCTAGGATCATATTTCCAACGTTGAAGAAGTTTGATGGTTTTAAATTTTGGGACTTGACTGTATCTGAAATAAAACAGAGTGCAG GGAGAGTTGGTAGATATGGGTCAAATTTTTCTGTTGGAGAAGTAACATGCATGGATGCAGAGGATCTACCCTTACTTAATTCATCTTTAAACTCCCGATCACCCACTTTAAAG GAAAACCATGTTGAAGGGGAAAATGAACTTAATTAA